The window GTCCCCAAGGTTCGCCCGTACCTAGCCCTACAGCCAGCGGCCCTCGTTTTGTTTGCCAAGTGAATAATGGACAGTACACCGTGATGTATTTGCCAGAAAGCCAGCCTGGACAAGCTTATCCATGGGCGGTGCCTAGTGCTATGGGAGGTGGTTGGAGTCCAGAGCGCCGCTGCAACGAAATTAGTCGGCGGTTAGAGTCCTATCGTCCGGATGGTTTGGTAGAAATGAAGACGGGTGTGGAGAATGGCTATAACACGGTTTGCGTT is drawn from Cyanobacteriota bacterium and contains these coding sequences:
- a CDS encoding COP23 domain-containing protein, whose translation is MVANAQVSNPAPSPQGSPVPSPTASGPRFVCQVNNGQYTVMYLPESQPGQAYPWAVPSAMGGGWSPERRCNEISRRLESYRPDGLVEMKTGVENGYNTVCV